The Montipora capricornis isolate CH-2021 chromosome 6, ASM3666992v2, whole genome shotgun sequence genome has a window encoding:
- the LOC138051653 gene encoding uncharacterized protein, whose product MALFKRKAREEEKESKQQTDMSLTHHGLSQKEAREEEKESKPQTASSSCQGPIIQWIRQLYQKFAGVVQLENNFTRLEIVTKEKTRGTLTKEITNMTGIFTSHDDCQHPRIVLIEGEPGMGKTTYCQKLAYDWATKQDREWDESFPRVEVLLLLRCREIESSIWEAIDDQILPDEIDTEMKETFFQFVRENPSKVLLVLDGLDEADPQKLAVYYDVIQRKLLPGGYVVLTCRDEAERKVRSYSDTLLKIVRFTRSDAVCFIRKYFEHAREMAEKLINVLWHPDDDDQQIELNLEELTKSPLNTSLLCVVFEEFRGVLPKKRALLYLRIVLLVLRRYEIENHLSSACKDFVLSNHKKDLMTLGRMALESLFKGELAIEDIEGNFKESPIIKCGFLSIHSGGSKRWPCRFHYSFCHKSFQEFFSGLYLAFSILDGVIDKKSVLTDERFFGQLRQVFIFMNEIIALKSEGTCTELQLAFILGNPEDRRSSDSSVPPEILARGSKAVYAFQKALQTGEVKVYRGRIMLLGQARAGKTSLKKSLLGLPFGPSQESTVGVEVDPSTCEIEVKDPSTCKIEVDHVISWTPSERKKLEESEFGEEIARLIAKDLAQTEADKKNETAAVSQLDQVQKSSRGEKVEDQENLELPSNEAELWSYMDQKSEIAVEVGKSKDEGPVEKSNELELNIDTTTMPSNVTDLVVRYLQDLRLEDDVKKKEVILTLWDFAGQHLYYAAHSVFLSQRAVYVLVYNLNKNLLAEAEHRCRQGITEILLDNFNNESNLDNLLSWLVSVHSIRSVAVDAHKNLENENKKLRYLRPPVIIVGTHADQPFEDVNTTEKRIKDRILGKEYAKHVKTTYFAVNNTAENDEGVQKLRQKIMEVLNNEPYMGEKVPLRWFYFEKVVEALVAKSINYMDLDQLHPVIKQVCSIDDEDGTTAMLNFYHDLGVIVKHGRTVVLKAQWLIDLFKKLITVPPYEEADPLCVNWWKELQDTGILRTALVDYVFADFIEKGLLKQDILEMMELYGLIAKFASEMSTSENEEEQIYFVPTQLRSSPLGLCEIKPSEHDPCPLFVHFLDGFVPHGLFPQFVSRCIGWCSENGFKETPQLFNDGARFLLGKPIICALILICRKRFIKVVLKRAECSLEPSSSNASNKMAIEFRTFMEKTLNGLSQDLSWPSNLRYELSVACTQCQQSGHMLSQHRSQSFGQDDFPHLLQVPPPYGKLICTKNFADKAVTVLGLEKWFELRHSQNEEQKMDLMPLASPGRKKGKKRSMEVRMSSEAVALDPSFSCKSGIPSRDDVLLIAHELGTKWKMLGRVLKVPDPVVEQIKKGDDELSERCYKVLTRWKQRSASEATYQRLAEALQHPSVDRAALAVKYCGLRSCKKRRLANDV is encoded by the exons ATGgcccttttcaaaagaaaagcaagagaagaagagaaagagtCTAAGCAACAGACAG ATATGTCTTTAACCCATCATGGCCTTTCTCAAAAGGAAGcaagagaagaagagaaagagtCTAAGCCACAGACAG CTAGTTCTTCATGTCAAGGTCCTATCATACAATGGATAAGACAACTTTACCAAAAGTTTGCAGGGGTGGTCCAACTAGAGAACAATTTCACCAGACTTGAAATAGtcacaaaagaaaagacacgCGGAACGCTGACGAAAGAAATCACCAACATGACAGGTATTTTTACATCACACGACGATTGCCAACATCCACGGATTGTCCTGATTGAGGGTGAACCTGGCATGGGAAAGACGACCTACTGTCAAAAGCTGGCATATGATTGGGCAACTAAACAAGACCGCGAATGGGACGAGTCTTTCCCAAGAGTAGAGGTGCTCCTGCTCCTCAGATGTCGTGAAATTGAATCTAGCATCTGGGAGGCTATTGACGATCAAATTCTGCCGGATGAAATTGACACAGAGatgaaagaaacgtttttccAGTTTGTGCGAGAAAACCCTTCTAAAGTCCTGTTAGTGCTCGATGGGTTAGATGAGGCAGACCCTCAAAAATTGGCTGTGTACTATGATGTTATTCAAAGAAAGCTGCTTCCTGGTGGTTACGTTGTTCTTACTTGTCGTGATGAAGCAGAAAGAAAAGTAAGGTCTTACTCGGACACACTGTTGAAGATTGTTCGATTTACGAGAAGTGATGCGGTGTGTTTTATAAGGAAGTATTTTGAACACGCAAGAGAAATGGCAGAGAAGCTGATAAACGTACTGTGGCATCCGGATGACGATGATCAgcaaattgaattgaatttagAAGAACTAACAAAAAGCCCTTTAAATACATCTCTTCTCTGTGtggtttttgaggaatttcGTGGTGTTCTACCAAAAAAGAGGGCACTGCTGTACCTAAGGATTGTTCTGTTAGTTTTGAGACGATACGAAATCGAGAACCACTTATCAAGTGCTTGTAAAGACTTTGTTCTTTCAAATCACAAGAAGGACCTGATGACCCTAGGGAGAATGGCACTGGAATCTCTTTTCAAAGGAGAGCTCGCTATCGAAGATATCGAAGGGAATTTCAAAGAAAGTCCGATCATTAAATGTGGCTTTCTCTCGATCCATTCTGGTGGTAGCAAGAGATGGCCTTGCCGTTTCCATTATAGCTTCTGTCACAAGAGTTTTCAAGAATTCTTTTCCGGTCTATATCTTGCATTTTCCATCCTTGATGGAGTAATAGACAAGAAGTCAGTTCTGACCGACGAGAGATTCTTTGGTCAACTAAGACAAGTTTTCATCTTCATGAATGAAATCATAGCCTTGAAATCCGAAGGTACATGTACTGAACTTCAGCTTGCTTTCATACTTGGAAACCCGGAGGACCGCAGATCTTCGG ATTCATCTGTTCCACCGGAAATTCTCGCCCGGGGCTCAAAGGCTGTGTATGCTTTTCAGAAGGCCTTGCAAACTGGGGAGGTCAAAGTTTATCGTGGGCGTATCATGCTTCTTGGACAGGCCCGTGCAGGCAAAACAAGCCTGAAGAAATCTCTGCTCGGTTTGCCTTTTGGCCCTTCGCAAGAGAGTACTGTTGGAGTTGAAGTTGATCCATCGACATGTGAAATTGAAGTTAAAGATCCATCGACATGTAAAATTGAAGTGGATCACGTCATAAGCTGGACTCCAAGTGAACGAAAGAAGCTCGAGGAATCCGAGTTTGGGGAAGAAATAGCAAGACTAATTGCTAAAGATTTGGCCCAAACTGAAGCAGACAAGAAAAATGAGACTGCTGCAGTGTCACAATTGGACCAGGTCCAG AAGAGCAGCCGTGGAGAGAAGGTTGAGGACCAAGAAAACCTGGAGCTGCCGTCAAATGAGGCTGAATTATGGTCTTATATGGACCAAAAGAGCGAGATTGCAGTGGAGGTGGGAAAATCCAAGGATGAAGGGCCAGTAGAGAAAAGCAACGAATTAGAGTTAAATATCGATACTACGACCATGCCAAGTAATGTCACTGACCTAGTTGTGCGTTACTTGCAAGATCTCCGACTGgaagatgacgtcaaaaaaaaagaagtgattttaaCTCTGTGGGATTTTGCCGGCCAACATCTTTATTATGCTGCACATTCCGTGTTTCTATCTCAGCGAGCAGTTTACGTCTTGGTGTATAATCTCAATAAAAACTTGTTGGCGGAAGCAGAGCACCGTTGCAGACAGGGAATTACTGAGATTTTGTTGGATAattttaacaatgaaagcaatttAGATAATTTATTGTCGTGGCTGGTTTCCGTGCACAGTATTCGATCCGTTGCTGTTGATGCTCACAAAAACCTCGAGAATGAAAATAAGAAGTTGCGGTATCTCCGACCTCCAGTGATTATCGTAGGAACTCATGCCGATCAGCCTTTCGAAGACGTCAACACCACGGAAAAGCGCATCAAAGATAGAATTTTAGGCAAAGAGTACGCGAAGCATGTCAAAACGACATATTTTGCTGTTAACAACACGGCTGAGAACGACGAAGGCGTCCAAAAGTTGCGGCAGAAAATCATGGAGGTTTTGAACAATGAGCCATACATGGGTGAAAAGGTGCCGCTTAG GTGGTTCTATTTTGAAAAAGTTGTGGAAGCTCTTGTGGCCAAGTCAATAAACTACATGGACCTCGATCAACTTCACCCTGTCATTAAACAAGTTTGCAGTATCGATGACGAAGACGGAACAACAGCCATGCTTAATTTCTATCATGACCTTGGTGTAATTGTAAAGCATGGGCGGACTGTAGTGTTGAAGGCCCAGTGGTTGATCGACTTATTCAAGAAATTAATCACTGTTCCGCCTTATGAAGAGGCT GATCCTTTGTGCGTGAATTGGTGGAAAGAACTCCAAGATACCGGCATTCTAAGGACAGCTCTTGTCGAttatgtttttgctgattttattGAGAAAGGCCTCCTAAAACAGGATATCCTTGAGATGATGGAGCTCTATGGATTAATCGCCAAATTTGCCTCAGAAATGTCGACTTCAGAAAACGAAGAAGAGCAAATCTACTTCGTACCAACACAGTTAAGGTCATCACCATTGGGCCTTTGCGAGATCAAACCGTCTGAGCACGATCCATGTCCACTTTTTGTGCATTTTCTCGATGGGTTTGTACCTCATGGGCTGTTTCCACAGTTTGTGTCAAGATGCATTGGTTGGTGTTCCGAAAATGGATTCAAGGAAACTCCTCAACTGTTCAATGATGGGGCCAGGTTTTTACTTGGAAAGCCGATTATATGCGCCCttatcctgatttgcagaaaacgtTTCATCAAGGTCGTTTTAAAAAGGGCTGAGTGTTCACTCGAACCGTCATCGAGCAATGCTTCAAATAAAATGGCCATCGAATTTCGCACCTTCATGGAGAAAACCTTAAATGGCCTCTCACAAGACCTTTCTTGGCCAAGTAATCTTCGGTATGAGTTAAGTGTGGCATGTACGCAATGCCAGCAAAGTGGCCACATGCTTTCCCAACATAGGTCTCAGAGTTTTGGCCAAGACGATTTCCCTCATCTTCTCCAAGTACCACCACCGTATGGAAAGCTGATTTGCACGAAGAATTTTGCGGATAAAGCGGTTACAGTTCTAGGACTGGAGAAGTGGTTTGAACTTCGACATTCTCAG aaCGAGGAGCAGAAAATGGATCTGATGCCATTGGCGAGTCCTGGgagaaaaaaggggaaaaaaaggagCATGGAAGTGCGCATGTCTTCGGAGGCAGTAG